The nucleotide window tcattttatttaagaaaaacgatttgccaattaattttaataaattactactgcaacaaattaattttattaaatacattaactaaaaataataattaaaatataatagccagaattttcagtcaacgtagtcaaccttcagctcaggaacagtgcgttgtctccagacttcagtttagctagaacatccaacttaggaacagtagatctgttgtctccattttacatcccaagcgatatgcttctcctaacctcttttgaaaccttttgacttgtacgtttccataagctaagtcataggtactatcaacgatcattatcacgaccggatatcgaccggcacacaatctctaaaaacatatttgcttaaataaagtgtagtcatcatcaaaactcaagaggtccaacaaattccccctttttgatgatgacaaacttttaaaacaaacttaaacaaaatagagtaaaaccaatattgaagagcatgttcgagattaaaacaactctacattacttagtaaattaacttgttacaatataatttaccaagcatacattaaaaacaaattactctattaatcagaaatatttaaaataacttaagcataatcaaaacatcggaagtagtttataacttaagatttcaaataaaactaaacaaaaaaaaatttaccaaaaTTCTAAGCATTGTAAGAACTTTTAAcatagcattcaagtaatcatcagagcatataaatcataacaatattcaagtaatcatcagagcatataaatcataacaatcaaagtatgtatctcagtatgtatatcagagctaaacttattaatcatcagagcatagccaccagagcatagccacagtcctaatgttcaacagaataaatgtatatcagactaagcatactcaagcattatttaagtttgtgctaaatattcccccttttgacatcattcaaaaagaaatggagcaatcaagccacaacactaaacatatagttatagtcaaagagagaataaggatgcacaaattaaaagagCATAAGCAATTAATGCaaacatgatcaacaatgattaaaatgacaaaagttagtagcataaaaggaAAATATGATCCAGAGTATTaagcagtaccccagctggtacaaattgaaaagcataaaaagattgtttaatgagagtgatagttgcaacaaataagaaggaatgaaaaaggagaaattaagttgcaggagcttcatcatcaacatattctgtctccacctctactgtgtccagTTTGGCCCCCAAAtgtgcttccatttggtccatttgagcagatagtgaggctatggagacacgaatttcatctttaaaaacaagaaagctggactgcaaatcattgagttttaggagaatggaggttagatggtcagtgggaactgtagtgtcacctaaaccttgatttggtgatgtgtgtactggtggtggtgatgatgatataggtgactgtggtggtgaagatggttgaattggtgattgtggtggtgaagaaaaaTTATGGAATGACGGTTAAGGCTTATGCAGATGAAGTTACATCAGATAGTATGACTAATTCCAATGCATTTCATTGATTTTATAGATCCTCGCATTTCCTTAAATAACATCTTACAACGTCTATCTGATGCAGACCCTGTAGTTACATTATACACAGTCACTTGCTGGTTTTGTTAAGTGGGTTCTTATAAGGTGATTGTCTGTGATGCAGGGGAATCATGTTTTTGAGGTTCCTGATGGTTGTAGGTTGAAGGTTACCTCAACAAATCCAGGTTTGTGGAAACACTTATATAATTGCTGATTGATGCATTGGAATTTCCAGCTGATTTTGTTACGTATTTTGGAAATACGAATGATGTGATATCCGTTGAATTGTAGGTGTATCAATGCAATTAGAACCCATCGAAGATGCAAAGAAAGATACGGGAAGCTGGTATTGGAGTTACAAGATAGATGGACCTCATGTAAAGTTGGAAATGGTAGAATCTTAAAGGACATATAACATATATCTCTATAGCTGATGTGAATAATTGTTCACAGAACTCGGGATTATTTTTCCttcataaattgtaattagtatagattattttttatacttgaatgtatatatatatatatatatatatatgtacgtacataatattatattatatatacgagcgagagtttattattacaaagagattaatgttgattatctgtgattatcattggattaatcactgttattacattgtattattattgcattattataaggataaaacggaataagaaaaaaaaaaaaaagagaggtatttgctgcggttttgcccttgaccgcagcaaataatgccccacttatttgctgcggttttgccactgaccgcagcaaataaccctccttatttgttgcggtttttgcctatgaccgcagcaaataatgcccttatttgctgcggttttgaaccgcagcatttaaaaaaggacatttgctgctatcactattgctggggccaaaaccgcagcaaataatggcaaaaaaaccgcagcaaacgacgttttttccactagtgaatcattagtgttagtatggtataacttcttaccttactctttttgtggaattttacattatatttactttataatatgcaaagtatgaaatatgttgatatgttttagtaggaagttagtttaaggaaattatgatcaagattatattaagtatgtgtatgctaaaagtattttttggtgtgctaatttaataatctttgaacaagattaggaagttgggtgcaaaattacattctaataatattaagtatgattcatgttataaattagtgctagtatgtttatgagttatgtgttacattaggaatgctattatatttaagagtttttatgttacaactttattaatatgtttatgttagccttcaaattagtttataaggcagtaagttattttatgaacttattttttttattaagtatggttatattaagaatattgttattatactttattttgagatttaagtttatccttaaagttatagtaaatttctaagtggttatgttaattatttaaatctaggatttagtacGATACATTAAATTAAGccgttctttttatgtgaaaagggcccaaaacactcataggccattcgaccactattatatatatataaaaaagagtttgatttactattttaaattattacaactatttttgtggaATAATTTCCCAAAATAATGCCAAAGATAAAAATATTTCCCAATGTACGTCAAAGGAAAAAATATTTCCCTGTGTACTGTCCACGTAGGACAGGtgggagaattttttttttttccttttttctttaaaaCCGCTACCTCACATAGCGGTTTGcttataaattttaagaaaaccgTTATATGAAATAGCGTTTTGCATtacatggattttttttttaaaaaaaaagaaaagaaatttagagtaaaccgccacatgagatggcggttttgcTGCTGTACAAAACGAAACCTGCTGCCTCATTTTTTTACTTCATCCCATTTGTTTCTCATTGCTGCaggttttctttaaaaaaaaattttctacactcctcatttactttatattcacaattcctctcattgaactaaattaatcaactacattgcCATCTTCTCCGTTGttactttttcattttcatcctcatatAAGGTACGAATATAACcctaaattttttcaatttgcaaattgagttttttgttcattattattgtcattttaagttataatatattgattgtttgttacattctcttgatttcatgatttaagcttacattttacatatttgtagttgaattttatgatttggtttgtatgcatataaagtgtttgatgaaatacttcaatgaaagtttactacgttgtagggttagtttaatggttttagtatatattcatgaTATTGTtagctttatatttgaattgacCCTTCTAATAAGTGTTGGAATACTTTAATATTACACATTCTTGTATTCACATTTACACTTCCCTTACtcataatgaacaataaagtgtatgtgaaatcacatgaaaaacatgctTGTGTGTGCaaaatatggatcattatcctgttgtagtgtattggggtggggaagtaagttatactggatccgatgttgtgtataatggaggattgaatgcagtgatgtttatccatcatCAGAATACTacttttgaggtgtttcatagCAAAGTCTATGaagtaattggttgtgatcgcaacttttttatgttaaaaatggagatgaaatatccggtgactgggaaaaatgtgttaatcccggttaagaatgatgaaagcataagtggtCTTGCTTATGCagcatcacaagcccctggaacggcaatggaggtttatgtcgaaatggttgcaaatttgagtaatgcgagggaagtcatgactagcatggaacttccaaAATCAGGTCatagtgtacgccatgatacattcacagaaatgttaactaacccaaattacgttaatgagcacttAGATGAGTTTActtctccaactcattcacgtggcattggtggtggtgtaatgaacaccttctccacgagtcacttgggtaggcgtaatgccaacgaggttgactctttagatcagaaggatgagcatattgattctgattcagaggaGAATGATGAAAAAAGAGAAGCTTTAGATGCAGtgattagagatggtgctccatctcaagactggcttaaaattgatgaggttgatcaaagattgattgatgcatggatgacctaGAGTAATGACAACTCCATGACTGAAAATGGtgactttaggatagggcaagaatttagctccttagaccaccttaagaagaatgttaaagcatgagcgatatctaaaaatagaaacttccgtgtaattgagtcggagccttTAAAGTATGTTATCCAATGTACTAATGCGGAGGAGCAAGGTTGTGAATGGGGGATGCGAGCTATCATGACCGTCACTggttcatttaagattgtgcgatataagggtcataatcaagattgcgCAGCACATTACAGTGATGAACATCCCTTCCTTACTTCTAATTTTGTTACTGATCTTATTGTGGATATGATAAGAGTTAATCCAGCTTTCAAGGTGGAgtcaattgttaattttgttaacAATAAATACGGATTCGTTATAACATACAAGAGAACTTGGTTAGccaaaaataaagcaataacCAAAGTCtttggggattgggataagtcTTTTGAGGAGCTTCCAAGGTACCTGCAGGCATTAATGCAATCTAATGGAGGAACAATGGTGCATTGGGAAGTCCAACCGAGAATGGATCCTACCAGAGTTATTTTTCAGAGAATTTTCTGGGCTTTCGGACCGTTCATTAAAGGTTTTCCTTACTATCGTCCCCTTATTTCTATAGATGCACACATTTTTACGGAAAGTACAAAGGCACACTTATGATTGCTATGGCGTTAGATGAAAATTCTCAGTTgttcccgcttgcctttgccATTATTGGGGGAGAGAGCAACGATACATGGAGTTGGTTTttggattgtataaggcattATGTCACTAAAAGGGATGgcttatgtgttatatctgatcgtcaagggaattttgcatgcaatgaatAAAGTTGGAAAAGAGTGGAAAGAGCCATATGCATTCCATCGGTTTTGTAAACATCATTTAGCTTCAGACGTCCATAAGAAGTTCAAGAACTTAGTAGTTGAAAAtttatttggaaaagcttctgaacagaAAAAGAttcgaaaaaaaaattctatatgAATCGTATTAAAGAGTATGATGAGGACGCATATAAGTACTTAGTGGATGGTTCTATTCCTGAGcgccaatggactttgattcatgaTGGTGGTCATCGATATGGAGTGAAAATTACAAACATGTCTGAAGTATTCAATGGCGTAATGAAGGGGGTCAGGTGTctcccaatcacttcattggTTAGAATGACATTCAACCGAGTTAACGAATACTTTGCAAAAAGGAGGAATTTAGGGAGAAAGAGATTAGAAAATGGACATGTGTATGCCAAGAAATCAACTGATACGATTGATAAGAATATTGAAAAAACTTGgtttcatgatgttaggatataaGACACAATACGTGGGATATTTGAGGTCACCACTGGTCATGGCAACAGAAACCAACAATGTTCAAGTTACCatgctcacatgttcttgcagtgTGTCGAGCTCGTAACATTTCATATGATGCTTTTATGGACCCTTCGTTTCGCACTACAGAATACGTATCCACATATAAGAAGACCTTTATGCCTGTTCCAAACATGTTCACCTATGATCCTTGGAATGGtcctacagttgttccagatccctcaacTAAGCGTGGAAAGGGTCGTCCGTGATCAACTCGCATAAGGAACGAAATGAATGCACCGGTGACGCGTCTTCGTATCACATGTGGCATTTGTGgatttagtggtcataataagaaaacatgtccTTGTAGGGATAGTCAAAGCTTAACTAggtatgttttttttacttgtaTGCTAGTTTATCATTATGTTGAGTCTGataataatgtatatatgtaacAGGAATAATGACGATGacgggcccagttgatccatcagtacTTACACTTCAGGCGACCCATAGAAGCTTAGTTGTCTGGCAGGGCTCCACTACCCAgttggttactcgtcagcactactAGGCGAGTACGTTACATTGGCAGGTGGATGACATAGTTTTAGAGGTAGTGAAATTAGTTAGTTTTAGTTGTTGGGCGGGGGTTTgaagctcgatcgagctcttatcactgcattagtggagaggtggaggccggagacTCATACATTCCACCTTACggttggcgaggcaacgattACGTTGCAAGATGTTGCAGTTATACTAGGACTTCCGATTGAAGGACAAGCATTGATTAGTCATGGAGAGGGACATTGGCCAGCCTTAGTTCTTGAGCTGCTGGGGGTTTGGCCAAAAAACCCTCAAGACCACACGGAGACGAATATCATAACTAGATCCTCGTTAAATTTGACTTGGCTCACAGAGCATTTTAGCGTTCTAAAGGACAATGCGGATGATATTACAGTCGAGAGGCATGCGCGAGAGTACTttttgtacctgtttggatgcatcttgtttccagacaagagcgCTGGCTCGGTccagttgatctatctccctctgCTAGGAGACTTAGAGCGGGTAGATGTGTatagttggggaagtgctacctttgcgtatctgtatcgtaatTTATGTCGAGCATCTTGTAAGGGTGCCAAGAACATTGGAATCTGCTTGttgttgttacagatatggtcgtgggagcatattcatatagggaggcctTTGATTCGGACGATTCGACCCGttgggcaacatgatcaggacgaTGACGCAGAGGATTATGAACTGGTCTTAGGTTCACAACATCGTCGTAGGATAGATCCTTTAGCAGTGAGGTAGCAACAATCAATTCCCTATtcaaattgtatatattattgagtatattgatttctattacacAATGTTCATTTGTTCGCAGCTGacttcgcgtatatctttcgaaGTCCCACTCCTCACATACTCTAGTCTACTACCGAGACGCACttgatcgacaacgggacgattaggttattaaaatttattatttgtttagttttcaataaattgtatttattactgatgacatggcagccttacacaaCGGCTAAGATGGACGCTTTGCCACACATATGTAGATCGGGCCAAGAGATTTAGAGATCGCGTTGTCTACTAATTGCTTTGTCATCGTCGAActacatctcccggatcgtgtcatgcgtcaattcggtttggagcagtTTATTCCGcatgcctgtgacacccaacctcaactgCATGCGATTGATaggaggactggggacaagaactacgtcATACGATATAGATCGCAagtagatgcgtggaatgatTAAGCATCTCGATTGGTTCAGGGAGAGAACTGCACCGGTCAAAGCTCTGGTGCGTACATGAATTGGTACAGGCGTATCTCCATACTACGCCTCACAAACACCACATTTGCATAGCCAGGATCAaattaccatccgacatctacgttactggaACGTCTTcttttaataatcataacatatagtaatacttttatgtgattattttaacaatttaatgataacatacaggctgagcgcatcagATCAGTCCTCATACAATGCAATGAAACGATTCACGGGGCCGCTACATTGCTagttgatgtggggtatcggGTATGATCCTTGGCTCCATTAACACGTCATtaaccgatgcattgagtcaggcgAGGTATGATTACCTCATTCCGACTCCACCCATCATTGGTGAGGTTGATGATACATTCCACACTCCTCCACGGAGTTCGACCCATCGAGGTAGCACTTCCGGAGGATCAAGTAgtcggtccacaagaggtcgcgagcgttcatctactcgaggtcggtcttccagatcccCATCGACATCCCGTGCTATGTCGCCATTCGTTCCTCCAGCTTCCATGACCACTCCTTCACATCTGTCGCCTCCGCATACGATCAttacatatcagcgtgctagtcaaggacgagctcctgctcttaatgtcctTGCAGAGGTTGATGAGTCTACACCATCCTCATCCATCGGTGCGCACAACAAAAGGGGTCGGGGATTGTAGTTTAACGCACTTTGTATCAATTTATATGGattgaacttcttgtatcactttccatgattgtaatatatgttcgcattattttcataattaatgtttaCAAATCAAATTGCTTCGTAGTTGGTtaatatggaatagatggtattgaactagtttaatacATGTTGTGCTAACTATTTATGGGAATtgaaagaacaaaataaaatgttgcAAGGGCAcagagcaaaccgccacatgagatggcggtttaccCTAACCaaaccgctacttcatgtggcggtttattGTTCAACATAAACCGCCGTTTCATTTGGCGGTTTTATCtaggaaatttaaaaaataaaattgccaCGTGGACGGTATATTGGGAAATACTTTTCCATTTCATGCAAAGTGGGAAATACTTATAGAATTTGCGATATTGAGGGAAAAGATTCATTTTTGTGATAACaataaattaacaatttaaaaagatatttttgagaaatttttattagttgttaaatattgaagtgtttttcttgaatgtatgagatttcataataaaagtaacttttaatcactatttaatacaaaatattttatttgctaactatttgaccaaaatttatataaaatgatgtaaaagtatttttagtatatacTTGCAGCTCAAACTATAtgtgaaatattaattttgtgagattacaagttttacttgttttataaatagaaatattgactttttgtgaaaattataagtttgacttgttttaaaactagagatattgatttttgtgaaattataagttttatttgttttataacgagaatgttgatttttgcaaatctaataagtttacttatttttctaaacttgaaatattgatttttggttaacttgtagaattttgaaaacttatacaaatgatgcaattttaacttgaattttaattagaatatttgatttttttttgaagagaataaagttttatttattgtaaaattgaaaatgttgattttgggaacttagttaaaaagaaatagattttagtagctacttgtggaaaatattaatttggagactattgatagaatattaagttattagtgtgaatttagcgaactattaaaaataaagttataaatataatttaatgtgtaaaaatttaataatgaatgtacaaagacataaaggttaattttacgatatgattaagaattttattaaataataaaggttatcacctaagttaatcaaagtcaaagtcaaagtcaaattgtagtgATAAAAAtatgatgtacttgtgtgaatgaatattgattgaataacCCTGATAGTAAgataatgtcgaaccatggaccggcatgtaaaatcccggcgctcGTGTTGgctggcacgtaaaatgcggtgtaagacagaaTGTTAGCTACCTatctgtagagctcgagcataaattgtattggaggggtgacgactcccaccacagttagggtttaggactacgatcttcacctaaccagacccttacatatatcaggtgtcatattgatgtgcttgttgatcagtgataaacttggtTAATGTTGATGTTATGATACATGGtatggttatgagtattaaccaaatgaacttacttaaatGTTAAGATTaccgtacttctgtcaggattgggaatggtatcttaatgacttaaaagtatggaacagaaaaagaatatggtaaaagtatacggtgatgtcaattaattataagttcgtactttaattattattttataaacacAGCGTaaaatttccgtattttgagctggataggaagttatactcggcgttaagcgctgaccgattcaatcatCTGTCATCCGTaacatggatggcagcattttgcagaaTTTAGTTCAGGTTTCGTCACCGCAACAATTACTATTAATACCAGCATACTACCTTAGTTAATCATGCTAGCTAGAGACGATCTCGGTAAACCACTAATACTAGTAATGTATATAATCACTTTGAAAACTAGAAACTCCAAATCTTCTAACACTTGTCCTTTCACTATAATAGTCCAAAATTATTCCATctaattaaaattgaatatgaCCTGACTCAATCCGAAATAATCTGTATATAACAATCAGAATCAGTttgtcaatatatatatatatatatatatatatatatatatatatatatatatatatatatatatatatatatatggacagGATTAGGTGAAAAcaattaaagtggtgaaaactgaaaactagACTCACATGTACATATTATGAtaaaaggtgtacatactaTCTTATAAGGTCTACATatttttgtgaagaagaaagctCATATTATTTACAGAATTTCCATTCGAATATTGCTATGTTTGCGGTTAAGTTCAAGTGCGAGAAACTTTCGAATTATTTCTATGTTTGCGGTTACTTAGGTCATGTTAAGGATGAATGTGAAAAGGTATTCTCATTTCCTGCGTTATTGGATGCTCTGAGGCAATATCCAGGAGAATTGTTGAGAGCTCAGGTAGGACGTCGAACAAGTACTAATGTTGTAGGTGAAAATTGGCTAGTGAAGTTAATAAAGGAAGGTCAGTAAAAACAAGGGTTGAAACGAGGGCAAGGGGAGGATGGTAATTATGTTGATGATGTTTTGAAAGAGTACATTGGGCGGGAGACCATGATAGATTgtgaaaaagaagaagataaTTCAGATAATAGTATAAAGTCCAAGACCATACTTAAGGAGACCGACCAGGATATGTTAGGTAAAGAAAGTAAACGTAGCTATCAAAACTAATGTAGATTCGTGTCCACCTGATAATAAAATTCAGCATACTTTTTTCGAGGCAAATTTTGAGAAAGATGAATTTTCTCTGAAACGACAAAGAAGTAAGGTGGTTGATTTGTTTGTTAAGCAAAATGAAAAGAAGGATAATGAGCACATGTGGAAAGCTCATACAAATGTGGGAGAAAGTGATGTCCAAGAGTACGAGCAAATTGTTACTAATTCTTTCTTATCCACACCGACGAGTCCCGAGGAAAGGACTCGTCCGCAGCAATGAATTGCTTGGCTTAGAATTGTAAAGGGTTGTGGAATTCCTCTGTAGTTTAAGCTCTCACCGCGATGGTGAAGAAGAACCCCGACATTGTCTTTTTAATGGAAACAATTAGCAAAAGAGGTTTTATAGAACAGGTTAAGAAATTCACTggggtttttaaggatttttgtgGTTGAGCCAAGAGGAACATCTGGCAACTTAGCTATGTTATGGAAGAAGGAAGTTAATGGGAATGTTGGTTCTTACAGTCAAAATCGTATTGATTTGGTGATTTCTACAAAAGGAAAGGCAACTTGGAGACTTACTAGTTTCTATGGTCTCCTAGAAAGGGTGAGACGAAGATAGTCGTGGAAACTTTTAAAGATGATTTCTAATTCATGCTTGTTGCCGTGGGTAGTAATTGGGGACTTCAATGACATTATATCTAATGATGAGCTCAGTGGTCCTAATGATAGAGAGAATTAGATGTTGAGAGGATTTTGAGAAGCTGTGGATTACTGTAGTTAGTTGATATCAGATTTATTGGTCCGAAATTCACATGGATTGGTTTCCGTAATGGTGTAGTTGCTATTGAAGAAAGACTTGATCAGGCTTTTGCGAATCCTGCTTAGCTTAATATCTTTCTGAAAGCTTTGGTTCGTAATATTGTCTCCTCAACATCTGATCACCTGCCCATTCTTTTTCACATAGATGGTATAATGATCAAAAGGGGTCGTAAAGCAAAGAAAAGATTTAGATTTAAGGATTTTTGGCTTCATAAAGATGATTGTGAGATAGTTGTAGCTGACGAATGGAAAGGGGAGGTTTCAAATGGAGTGATTGGTCGTATCAAGAAAGTTTTCGCTCATTTACAATGTTGGAGTGATTGAACTTTTGGTGACTTAAGAAGAAAACTTGAAGAGGAGAAACGTAAACTTCAGAAATTGAGCAATATCCCGAAAGAACAACGTGATCTTATTGAGTATCGTGATCAATTTGCCATTGTTAATAAGCTTCTTCAAGAGGAAAGTatgttttgaagaagaagatcgAGAGACATAGTAGTGAGGGATAATGATCAAAACACCCGATATTTTCATCAAAAGGAGAGTATGCGAAAAAGGAAGAACAGATTGGTCAGATTACATGACTCAAATGGAATTATGCAAGAGGACTCACGCAATATGGAGCAAATTGTGATGGAGTATTTTAAAAATCTCTTTAAGACATTAGGTGATAGAAATTTGGCTGATGTCTTAGATGCCATTAAGACCACTCTTGGGGAACAAGATATTGAGATTCTCTCACGAGACTTTACAGGTGAAGAAGTTCAAGCTGCTCTCTTTCAAGTGCACCCAAATTAGGCGCTAGGCCCAGATGGTATGTCtcctttttttcaaaatttctgGCATATTGTTGGTAATGATATTATTGAATGTTGTTTACTTCCTTAATCATGGTATCATGCCGAGGGAATTTAATGTTACTAATATTACTTAGATTCCTAAATGCACAAATCCAGAGTGTATGACTAATTTGAGGCCTATAAGTTTATGTAATGTGGTGTACAAAATCATGTCTAAGTGTCTCGCTAATAAAATTAAGCCTTTATTGTCCTCTCTAGTTTTCGAACAACAAATTTAAAGTGCTTTCATTCCTGGGAGGCCAATTACGGATAATATTCTTGTTGCTTATGAAACTTTACATTGCTTGAGGAAGAATAAGAGTGAAAATAATGGGACTATGGCGGTAAAATTTGATATGAGCAAGGCTTATATAGAGTGGAGTGGGATTTCTTGGAGAGAGTTATGAGAAGAATGGGCTTTCCTATGCATTGGATTAATTTAGTCATGAGGTGTATGACAA belongs to Amaranthus tricolor cultivar Red isolate AtriRed21 chromosome 17, ASM2621246v1, whole genome shotgun sequence and includes:
- the LOC130803678 gene encoding uncharacterized protein LOC130803678, producing the protein MRAIMTVTGSFKIVRYKGHNQDCAAHYSDEHPFLTSNFVTDLIVDMIRVNPAFKVESIVNFVNNKYGFVITYKRTWLAKNKAITKVFGDWDKSFEELPRYLQALMQSNGGTMVHWEVQPRMDPTRVIFQRIFWAFGPFIKGFPYYRPLISIDAHIFTESTKAHL